One Chiloscyllium plagiosum isolate BGI_BamShark_2017 chromosome 14, ASM401019v2, whole genome shotgun sequence genomic region harbors:
- the LOC122556487 gene encoding 15-hydroxyprostaglandin dehydrogenase [NAD(+)]-like produces MELQGKVALVTGAAQGIGKAIAEILLKNGAKVSLLDINVPTGEATKAAFEQVYGAENILFLPCDVTSENQLKDCFGKTLEKFQRLDIVCNNAGISDRENWEKCLSVNLVSVIKGTFLGIQHMSKETGGKGGVIVNIASMAGLIPFFLGPVYAASKYGVVGFTTSLSLTCLEKHGVRLQVLCPGFVDTPLLTGLKSVKAPDQKEWFKKMAARFGVQTTSQTAEGFLQLVMDHTRNGALLKASENGKLEYEDLPALVLLENPKST; encoded by the exons ATGGAGCTCCAGGGGAAAGTTGCGCTGGTGACTGGCGCTGCCCAAGGCATCGGGAAAGCAATTGCTGAAATCCTCCTGAAGAACGGCGCTAAG GTGAGTCTGTTGGATATCAATGTACCTACAGGGGAGGCTACCAAAGCTGCCTTTGAACAGGTCTATGGAGCGGAGAATATTTTGTTCCTTCCATGTGATGTAACGTCTGAGAATCAGCTGAAAG ATTGTTTTGGCAAAACTCTTGAAAAGTTTCAGAGATTGGACATAGTATGTAACAATGCAGGGATCTCTGATCGGGAAAACTGGGAGAAGTGTCTCAGTGTAAATCTG GTCAGTGTAATTAAAGGAACCTTTCTGGGAATACAGCACATGAGTAAAGAGACTGGAGGAAAAGGAGGAGTGATTGTTAATATTGCTTCCATGGCAG GTCTGATTCCTTTCTTCCTTGGACCAGTTTATGCAGCCTCAAAGTATGGAGTAGTAGGATTCACTACATCACTGTCT CTGACCTGCCTTGAGAAGCATGGGGTTCGATTACAAGTGCTGTGTCCTGGTTTTGTCGACACTCCACTTCTGACAGGTCTGAAATCAGTGAAGGCTCCGGATCAGAAGGAGTGGTTTAAGAAGATGGCTGCCAGATTTGGAGTTCAGAC GACCTCACAAACTGCAGAGGGATTCTTGCAGCTCGTCATGGATCACACCAGGAATGGGGCATTGCTGAAGGCATCGGAAAACGGCAAGCTTGAGTATGAAGACCTACCTGCGTTAGTTCTTCTAGAAAATCCAAAATCTACTTAG